A region from the Lolium perenne isolate Kyuss_39 chromosome 4, Kyuss_2.0, whole genome shotgun sequence genome encodes:
- the LOC127296069 gene encoding uncharacterized protein yields MATKGQFGREKNLKTTSSREGRQRGNFQPAQFVPVPKANLSAASGNIDGKFEDRIRVVKNDKIRRQGEPRNVEGDATLKSSKPWPARKTATVDELVKHMSKVPSYLQRKETADHLQDKALNVGVLEWGLLARWSHEQKHELSSSHGASPSDTSRSALFSSPSNSSASPSSKSLDSNQSPPLNDHQHCSMRSHQGSPVDKHHEKANSPSPNSAVLSLLPGHGKYPSAENSGDYRGLSLSKLCLPPDSMTAASGSCTPHEMVDDEDTARKIEDVVHHCSRRLFADDDNIGRNFFTSHDNDSTHVMGTERNGSRSPVGFFEDIGQSPEFPQIPHSCPLPIMDSAEEPATSSTTARVDFVSAAVTRGENCNRHKSATSVAKKPPQISSKFSDMDVLPDRHFVSGLNRVSRCSSLKEAPSPRRPDTSVDKIDEDKRSSSKGRRSPLRRMFDPLLKSRQTSTSVPVQPSFVPKCHLPSNTNKQSLILEGSGSQNVHRRSVDAVVSSNNHAEANINQPPRVLLNCERYLQQERDSRTTRQALLQLAWKNGLPLFMLSFGDSDILAATVRRKSISDKEDLESAYTLFTVEEPKKKSGAWITTANKNKKHQLVSSIVGELKISRRKSRCSHTKDFHVHREFVLVGSELLPTPVESGDSHISREIGAFISTVPQISETRHRSSSAPIGCSCPPLGNFHANMTSTNSAPASVIAILPNGFHGAPTSGQPLPLMERWRSGGSCDCGGWDEGCMLSVLTDNTQEYKGSKSIQENQTQDGSHRFDLLTQGRSLEDRHAFSMVSFKEGLYAVEFSSSIALLQAFAMCIVMLHGRCPVRPQADMPAAQEHTLLADQKLKAMAASQGRARPSYVPHQPPLSPVGRA; encoded by the exons ATGGCAACAAAAGGGCAGTTTGGTAGAGAAAAGAACTTGAAGACCACATCAAGTCGCGAAGGACGGCAAAGGGGAAATTTTCAACCAGCACAATTTGTGCCAGTGCCAAAGGCGAATCTCTCAGCAGCCAGTGGAAATATTGATGGAAAATTTGAAGATAGAATCAGAGTTGTGAAGAATGATAAGATCCGAAGGCAGGGAGAACCTCGGAATGTAGAAGGGGATGCGACCTTGAAGAGCTCAAAACCATGGCCTGCACGAAAGACTGCTACTGTTGATGAACTTGTCAAGCATATGTCCAAAGTTCCTTCATATTTACAGCGTAAAGAGACGGCTGACCATCTTCAGGACAAGGCACTGAATGTTGGGGTTCTTGAGTGGGGTCTTCTTGCAAGGTGGTCTCATGAACAAAAGCATGAGCTCTCTAGCAGCCATGGGGCCTCTCCATCTGATACCAGTAGATCTGCTCTCTTCTCTTCTCCATCTAATTCTTCTGCAAGCCCAAGCAGTAAATCTCTTGATAGCAATCAATCTCCTCCACTGAATGACCATCAGCATTGTTCTATGAGGTCTCATCAAGGTAGTCCTGTGGACAAACACCATGAGAAGGCCAATTCACCTAGCCCGAATTCGGCAGTGCTGAGCTTGTTGCCAGGACATGGGAAGTATCCGAGTGCAGAGAACAGTGGTGACTATAGGGGCTTAAGTCTCAGCAAATTGTGTCTACCCCCAGACTCTATGACCGCAGCCTCTGGGAGTTGCACGCCACATGAAATGGTTGATGATGAAGATACTGCAAGGAAGATAGAGGATGTTGTTCATCACTGTTCGCGCCGGCTTTTTGCAGATGATGACAACATTGGGCGAAATTTCTTCACATCCCATGACAACGATTCCACTCATGTGATGGGAACAGAAAGAAATGGCAGTAGGTCACCTGTTGGTTTCTTCGAGGATATTGGCCAGTCCCCTGAATTTCCTCAAATTCCGCACTCGTGTCCACTCCCCATCATGGATTCAGCTGAAGAGCCTGCCACCAGTAGCACTACTGCTAGAGTTGATTTTGTCAGTGCAGCTGTAACAAGAGGTGAAAACTGTAACCGACACAAATCTGCCACTAGTGTCGCTAAGAAACCACCTCAAATTAGCTCAAAGTTCAGTGATATGGATGTGTTGCCTGATCGTCATTTTGTTTCTGGCCTGAATAGAGTGAGCCGATGCTCTAGCCTGAAGGAAGCACCATCTCCTCGACGGCCTGACACTTCCGTGGATAAGATTGACGAGGACAAACGATCAAGCAGCAAAGGTAGGCGCAGTCCATTGAGGAGAATGTTTGATCCATTATTAAAGTCTAGGCAAACATCCACTTCTGTGCCCGTTCAACCTTCATTTGTTCCAAAGTGTCATCTGCCAAGCAATACCAATAAGCAGTCTCTTATCTTGGAAGGATCTGGGTCACAAAATGTGCATCGCAGGTCAGTTGATGCAGTAGTCAGTTCAAATAACCATGCTGAAGCAAACATAAACCAGCCTCCTCGTGTGTTATTGAACTGCGAGAGGTACCTCCAACAAGAAAGGGATTCAAGAACAACAAGGCAAGCGCTTCTGCAGCTAGCATGGAAAAATGGCCTACCTCTGTTCATGCTTTCTTTCGGTGATTCTGATATCCTGGCGGCCACTGTGAGAAGGAAAAGCATCTCTGATAAGGAGGATCTAGAAAGCGCATATACTTTATTCACTGTTGAAGAGCCCAAGAAAAAAAGTGGAGCTTGGATCACAACGGCTAATAAGAACAAGAAACATCAACTGGTATCCAGCATTGTTGGGGAATTGAAGATCTCACGCCGAAAATCAAGATGCTCCCACACAAAAGATTTTCATGTTCACAGGGAATTTGTGCTGGTTGGTTCTGAATTGCTACCGACACCTGTGGAATCAGGTGATTCACACATTAGCAGAGAGATTGGGGCTTTTATCAGCACCGTGCCTCAGATATCAGAAACTCGTCATCGAAGTAGTTCAGCACCAATTGGCTGCTCTTGCCCTCCTCTGGGAAACTTCCACGCTAACATGACAAGTACTAATTCTGCCCCAGCCAGTGTTATTGCCATACTACCTAATGGCTTTCACGGCGCACCAACTTCAGGGCAACCTTTACCGCTGATGGAGAGGTGGAGATCAGGAGGCTCATGCGACTGTGGTGGGTGGGATGAAGGTTGCATGCTGAGTGTCCTCACTGACAACACCCAAGAATACAAAGGTTCTAAGTCTATTCAGGAGAACCAGACACAGGATGGCAGTCATCGGTTTGACTTGCTTACTCAG GGTCGCTCATTGGAAGATCGACATGCCTTCAGCATGGTTTCGTTTAAAGAAGGGTTGTACGCGGTCGAATTCAGTTCATCAATTGCTTTACTTCAGGCTTTTGCGATGTGTATAGTGATGCTTCACGGCAGGTGCCCTGTGAGGCCGCAGGCCGACATGCCTGCGGCGCAAGAACATACATTGCTTGCAGATCAAAAGCTCAAGGCTATGGCAGCCAGCCAAGGTAGAGCTCGGCCCAGTTATGTGCCACACCAGCCCCCTTTATCTCCTGTAGGGCGAGCCTAA